Genomic segment of Dactylococcopsis salina PCC 8305:
AGTTTCCCCCCCTTTCAAAAGGGGGGTTAGGGGGGATTAATTGTAACTAATTTTTAAAACGCACCTGCGAAGCGCATGGCTTTCACCGATTACTGCGCTTCTTGTGCGATCGCATATTGAGTGGAGTGCCACGCAAGGTGACTTCTTGGGCGCACGTGCTATTCGCGGTGCTATCCTAGTCTTGCAACTAGCTCCTCAAGCGTCAATTCCCATCCTCCCGATGGTACTGTAACCTATTATAAACTCGATCGAATCTTTCGGCAAGCCTATGAAATCAGTTTTTTCAGTTAACGAATTATTCAACCGTCTCGATGATCCGAATCTAGTTGTGATTGACTGTCGCTTTCAACTAGCTGATCCCAGTTGGGGAAAAAAGCAGTATGAAACCCGCCATATTCCAGGTGCTTTTTACCTAGATTTAAATCAAGATTTATCCTCACCCGTGCAAAAACACGGGGGGCGACATCCTCTCCCTGATTCTGATAGTTTAGGACAAAAATTGGCGAAAATGGGAATTAATCGCGGAGAAACGCAAGTAATCGCTTATGATGACTCTCGCTGTGCGTTTGCGGCGCGGTTGTGGTGGTTATTGCGATATTATGGTCACGATCGGGTTGCGGTGTTAGACGGCGGTTGGAATGCCTGGGAAAAAGCTGGTTATCCCGTTAGCGCCCAGATTCCCCCCTCGAAAACAGGTCATTTTTCGCCTCAACTGCGAACGGATTGGGTAGTCGATCGAACAGAGGTCAAAGCTCGTCAACAAGACCCAAACACGGTTATTATTGACTCTAGAGACCCCGATCGCTATCGTGGAGAAAGAGAACCGATCGATCCAGTGGCGGGACATATTGCGGGGGCGATCAATCTTCCCTGGAAAAGCGTCACCGATGAACAAGGAAACATTTATCCGCCTTCCCAACAACAGAAACGCTGGTTAAACAGTGACTTACCTCTTGGAGAAACACAGGAAAAAATCGTTTATTGTGGTTCTGGTGTTACCGCTTGTGTCAACTTATTCTCCTTACATTTAGCCTCATTGCCTCTAGGGAAATTATATGCTGGAAGCTGGAGTGATTGGTGTTCCTATTCCTGATGGGCATCAGGAGGGTGATGAAACAGAGAGTGGGGTTTTTCCAAGCCATGACTTTCCATTAAACTTTGATTTCCCATAACCCGATGCGGATCACCATCAGCTATAATTTGTCCTTGATTCAAAAGGATGACTCGATCGCACACTTCTAGAAGTAACTCTAAATCATGGGAAGAAATAATAATCGTTTGTTCAGAAATCTCTAAAAAATCAATTAAGCGCCGCCGTGCGGATAAATCTAAATTGGCGCTGGGTTCATCATATAAAATAAGTTGAGGGTGCATCGCCAAAACCGTAGCAATGGCAACCATACATTTTTGT
This window contains:
- a CDS encoding sulfurtransferase; the encoded protein is MKSVFSVNELFNRLDDPNLVVIDCRFQLADPSWGKKQYETRHIPGAFYLDLNQDLSSPVQKHGGRHPLPDSDSLGQKLAKMGINRGETQVIAYDDSRCAFAARLWWLLRYYGHDRVAVLDGGWNAWEKAGYPVSAQIPPSKTGHFSPQLRTDWVVDRTEVKARQQDPNTVIIDSRDPDRYRGEREPIDPVAGHIAGAINLPWKSVTDEQGNIYPPSQQQKRWLNSDLPLGETQEKIVYCGSGVTACVNLFSLHLASLPLGKLYAGSWSDWCSYS